The proteins below come from a single Triticum aestivum cultivar Chinese Spring chromosome 5D, IWGSC CS RefSeq v2.1, whole genome shotgun sequence genomic window:
- the LOC123120618 gene encoding probable galacturonosyltransferase-like 7 produces the protein MVVLSPSLQSFPPAEAIRSSQFDSHVRFPGQIAGGARGLPFRRAPSFRNAADCGNATGNVCNPSLVHIAITLDEGYLRGSVAAVHYVVQHAMCPESVFFHFLVSDPSLGDLVRAVFPQLRFKVYYFDPARVRGLISSSARQALEEPLNYARNYLADLLEPCVRRVIYLDSDLVLVDDVAKLWRTDLGGRTVGAPEYCHANFTKYFTDRFWSEEQRRSAREQRGQRGGRAGAEQAARRAWRAARQQAAGRRAAAGPVQPLGLTDLWARGKFNTNGKFDKFDL, from the exons ATGGTGGTCTTGTCGCCGTCGCTGCAGTCCTTCCCGCCCGCCGAGGCCATCCGGTCATCGCAGTTCGACAGCCACGTCCGCTTCCCCGGCCAGATCGCCGGGGGCGCGAGGGGCCTCCCCTTCCGCCGCGCGCCGTCCTTCCGCAATGCCGCTGACTGCGGCAACGCCACCGGCAATGTCTGCAACCCCTCGCTCGTCCACATCGCGATTACTCTGGACGAGGGGTACCTGAGGGGCTCGGTCGCCGCGGTCCATTACGTGGTTCAGCACGCCATGTGCCCCGAGAGCGTCTTCTTCCACTTCCTCGTCTCTGACCCGAGCCTGGGCGACCTCGTCCGCGCCGTCTTCCCGCAGCTCCGGTTCAAAGTCTACTACTTCGACCCCGCGCGCGTCCGGGGGCTCATCTCGTCGTCGGCGCGGCAGGCGCTGGAGGAGCCGCTCAACTACGCCCGCAACTACCTCGCCGACCTCCTGGAGCCCTGCGTGCGCCGCGTCATCTATCTGGACTCCGACCTCGTGCTCGTCGACGACGTGGCCAAGCTCTGGCGCACCGACCTCGGCGGCCGCACCGTCGGCGCGCCGGAGTACTGCCATGCCAACTTCACCAAGTACTTCACCGACCGGTTCTGGTCAGAGGAGCAGCGGCGGAGCGCGCGGGAGCAGCGCGGGCAGCGCGGCGGGCGCGCGGGAGCAGAGCAAGCAGCGCGGCGGGCCTGGCGAGCAGCACGGCAGCAAgcagcggggcggcgggcggcggcggggcccgtCCAGCCTCTCGGTCTCACTGATTTGTGGGCCAGAGGAAAG TTCAATACGAATGGTAAATTTGATAAATTTGATCTGtga